In Procambarus clarkii isolate CNS0578487 chromosome 82, FALCON_Pclarkii_2.0, whole genome shotgun sequence, one genomic interval encodes:
- the LOC123752117 gene encoding glutamine-rich protein 2-like, with protein sequence MTLWCRICISWTRGSRPLAHQDTGVTPPGTPGHGGHAPWHTRTRGSRPLAHQDTGVTPPGTPGHGGHAPWHTRTRGSRPLAHQDTGSRPLAHQDTGSRPLAHQDTGVTPPGTPGHGGHAPWHTRTRGSRPLAHQDTGVTPPGTPGHGGHAPWHTRTRGSRPLAHQDTGVTPPGTPGHGVTPPGTPGHGGHAPWHTRTRGSRPLAHQDTGSRPLAHQDTGVTPPGTSGHGVTPPGTPGHGGHAPWHIRTRGSRSLAHQDTGVTPPGTSGHGVTSPGTSGHGGTPLAHQDTGVTPPGSPGHGVTPLAHQDTGVTPPGTSGHGGTPPGTSRHGGSRPLAHQDTGGHAPWHTRTRGVTPPGTPGHGVTPPGTPGHGVTPPGTPGHGGHAPWHIRTRGHASWHITTRGVTPPGTSGHGGSRPLAHQDTGARPWHIRTRGSRPLAHQDTGSRPWHTRTRGHAPWHIRTRGSRPLAHQDTGVTPPGTSRHGGHAPWHRPIYIDYKLVIPRTGLVPLT encoded by the coding sequence ATGACCTTGTGGTGTAGAATCTGTATCTCCTGGACACGGGGGTCACGCCCCCTGGCACACCAGGACACGGGGGTCACGCCCCCTGGCACACCAGGACACGGGGGTCACGCCCCCTGGCACACCAGGACACGGGGGTCACGCCCCCTGGCACACCAGGACACGGGGGTCACGCCCCCTGGCACACCAGGACACGGGGGTCACGCCCCCTGGCACACCAGGACACGGGGGTCACGCCCCCTGGCACACCAGGACACGGGGTCACGCCCCCTGGCACACCAGGACACGGGGTCACGCCCCCTGGCACACCAGGACACGGGGGTCACGCCCCCTGGCACACCAGGACACGGGGGTCACGCCCCCTGGCACACCAGGACACGGGGGTCACGCCCCCTGGCACACCAGGACACGGGGGTCACGCCCCCTGGCACACCAGGACACGGGGGTCACGCCCCCTGGCACACCAGGACACGGGGGTCACGCCCCCTGGCACACCAGGACACGGGGGTCACGCCCCCTGGCACACCAGGACACGGGGTCACGCCCCCTGGCACACCAGGACACGGGGGTCACGCCCCCTGGCACACCAGGACACGGGGGTCACGCCCCCTGGCACACCAGGACACGGGGTCACGCCCCCTGGCACACCAGGACACGGGGGTCACGCCCCCTGGCACATCAGGACACGGGGTCACGCCCCCTGGCACACCAGGACACGGGGGTCACGCCCCCTGGCACATCAGGACACGGGGGTCACGCTCCCTGGCACACCAGGACACGGGGGTCACGCCCCCTGGCACATCAGGACACGGGGTCACGTCCCCTGGCACATCAGGACACGGGGGCACGCCCCTGGCACATCAGGACACGGGGGTCACGCcccctggctcaccaggacacgggGTCACGcccctggctcaccaggacacgggGGTCACGCCCCCTGGCACATCAGGACACGGGGGCACGCCTCCTGGCACATCACGACACGGGGGGTCACGCCCCCTGGCACATCAGGACACGGGGGGTCACGCCCCCTGGCACACCAGGACACGGGGGGTCACGCCCCCTGGCACACCAGGACACGGGGTCACGCCCCCTGGCACACCAGGACACGGGGTCACGCCCCCTGGCACACCAGGACACGGGGGTCACGCCCCCTGGCACATCAGGACACGGGGGCACGCCTCCTGGCACATCACGACACGGGGGGTCACGCCCCCTGGCACATCAGGACACGGGGGGTCACGCCCCCTGGCACATCAGGACACGGGGGCACGCCCCTGGCACATCAGGACACGGGGGTCACGCcccctggctcaccaggacacgggGTCACGCCCCTGGCACACCAGGACACGGGGTCACGCCCCCTGGCACATCAGGACACGGGGGTCACGCCCCCTGGCACATCAAGACACGGGGGTCACGCCCCCTGGCACATCACGACACGGGGGTCACGCCCCCTGGCATAGGCCTATATACATTGATTACAAGTTAGTCATCCCTCGTACAGGGCTCGTTCCTTTAACCTAG